The following nucleotide sequence is from Tardiphaga alba.
GTGCCGGACGAGCTGAAGTCGCGCACCGACACCAAGGGCGAAGCCTCGCTCCGCGGCCATCTGAAGAACGATGGCGACGAGAAGACCGGCTCGCAGTCCTACGTGCCGCCGGACGCCAAGAACGACAAGGCCCTGAAGGCTGCCGCCGATCTGCTTCACGGCATCAAGGTGACCTCGAATGCCGCCGTGACCCAACCGGAAGTGAAGGCCGCGCAGGGTGACAGCAAGCCGGCTGACAAGCCGTCCAACGACAACAAGGCCGCCGGCGACAAGCCGGCTGCGGATAAGCCGGCCGCCAAGCCGAACTGATCCAGCGAAAAGTGACTGAGGAAAGGGCGGCCTGCGGGTCGCCCTTTTTCGTTTCGGCACAAGGAGCATGAGAGATGGGCAAGGCGCCCTACGTACGGCTGTGCGACTGTCCTCATGCTATGGTCTGCCGACTGATTCGGGAGATCCATGGCCGTGTCCGCGGACGAACTAAGCGCCCCGCTGGGACAGAAGCCTGCGCGCAAGCGCCGGTTCCGGCTGCCGCTGTCCGGCACCCAGGCAACGGCTGGCGTGCTTGCTTTGGTCCTGCTCGGCTTCGCCGGCACCGCAATCTTCTACAAAGACCCCATGGGCGGCGAGCCCATCACCCGGGTTGCGATCAAGCCGCCCGAGACGGCCGCCCAAAAGCCGACGACGCCGACCGTCGATGTCAGGCACGGTTCCGCGGACGCAGCGAAGGTCGCGACAGACGCGCCCGGCCAGAAGACCATCACCATCATCGACGGATCCAGCGGTGAGCGGCAGAACGTGATCGTGGCCGCCGATGGCTCGGAGCGCGGCGCGAGCGAAGCTGCACCATCCATGATGGCCGGGATCGACCAGAAGCTGCTTGAACAGTCGCGCTACGGCATGGTGCCGATCGCGACGGGGGCGCTGAAGCCGGTCAATGTCTATGCTGCCGGCTCGGATGCGGACCGTGCCAAGGCGATGAAGACGCCAAGCATCGCCATCGTCATCGGCGGCCTCGGCGTTGGCGCCGCAAAGACCAATGAAGCCATCATGAAGCTGCCGCCGGCAGTGACACTGGCTTTCACGCCTTACGGCTCCGATCCCGCCAAGCTGGTGGAGCGTGCCCGCGCTCAGCGCCATGAAGTGCTGCTGCAATTGCCGATGGAGCCCTTCGACTATCCCGACAACGACCCAGGCCCGCAGACATTGCTGGCCTCAGCGACGCCGGAACAGAACATCGACCGCATGATGTGGCACATGAGCCGCTTCCAGGGCTATGTCGGCGTCGGCAATTTCATGGGCGCCCGCTTCATTGCCACGGACACGGCGATGCAAGCCGTCGCGAAAGAGGCAAGCAAGCGCGGGCTGGCATTGTTCGATGACGGATCGTCTTCGCGCAGTGCGGCGCCAGCGGCGGCCGAAGGACTTGGACTGCCCTTTATGCGCGCCGACCTCACCATCGATGCCACACCGAGCTCGGCGGAAATCGACAAAGCGCTATCGAGACTGGAAGGTCTCGCAAAAGAACGCGGCTACGCCGTCGGCGCAGCATCATCCCTGCCAATTTCCATCGAGAAACTCGCAGCTTGGGCGAAAACAC
It contains:
- a CDS encoding divergent polysaccharide deacetylase family protein; this encodes MAVSADELSAPLGQKPARKRRFRLPLSGTQATAGVLALVLLGFAGTAIFYKDPMGGEPITRVAIKPPETAAQKPTTPTVDVRHGSADAAKVATDAPGQKTITIIDGSSGERQNVIVAADGSERGASEAAPSMMAGIDQKLLEQSRYGMVPIATGALKPVNVYAAGSDADRAKAMKTPSIAIVIGGLGVGAAKTNEAIMKLPPAVTLAFTPYGSDPAKLVERARAQRHEVLLQLPMEPFDYPDNDPGPQTLLASATPEQNIDRMMWHMSRFQGYVGVGNFMGARFIATDTAMQAVAKEASKRGLALFDDGSSSRSAAPAAAEGLGLPFMRADLTIDATPSSAEIDKALSRLEGLAKERGYAVGAASSLPISIEKLAAWAKTLESRGIMLVPLTTAILKSKSS